The following are from one region of the Nostoc cf. commune SO-36 genome:
- a CDS encoding histidine triad nucleotide-binding protein: MSETTETIFSKIISREIPADIVYEDNLTLAFKDIHPQAPVHILVIPKKPLPTLADAESEDHALLGHLLLTVKRIAEEAGLKNGYRVVINTGDDGGQTVHHLHLHILGGRQLDWPPG, encoded by the coding sequence ATGAGTGAAACTACAGAAACGATTTTCAGCAAAATCATTAGTCGGGAAATTCCCGCAGATATTGTTTATGAGGATAATTTGACCCTGGCATTCAAAGACATCCATCCCCAGGCGCCCGTTCACATCCTTGTCATTCCCAAAAAACCCCTTCCCACACTAGCTGATGCTGAATCTGAAGATCATGCTCTGCTGGGGCATCTTTTGTTAACCGTCAAACGTATTGCCGAAGAAGCGGGACTAAAAAATGGTTATCGAGTTGTCATCAATACTGGTGATGACGGCGGTCAAACAGTCCATCACTTACATCTACATATATTAGGAGGACGACAGTTAGATTGGCCCCCTGGT
- a CDS encoding caspase, EACC1-associated type translates to MAKVALLIGVGEYLEGSGFKSLPAPPKDVAAMKRVLEHPEMGGFDEVAILVNPTQSEMAIKIETWLMERKSDDLAVLFYSGHGAKNEQRELYFSAKDTRKLKEKLIQATAVSAESLNKWIQYSYVTRFVLFLDCCFSGAFGNLLLRDDSSVGTELENQLGAEGRVVLASSSSLQYSFEEQGIDLSIYTRYIVEGIETGAADSDNDGKISIKELHEYASERVYAANKNMTPRIITLKDQGFDIVLAKSPKNDPKLQYRKEVEDWAKQEAERWIEQRNIKFSVPTRRLLNLRQLQLKISAPEAEKVEAEVLQPFQDYERQLQEYEDTLVETLSAEGYPFNRTIEEALKAYQASLALKPENVEAIKRRLLPVDKIEPEMKLMESQKLHQNQTNAAAESSTVLWVDDRPKNNIHERLALEALGINFVLAVSTEEALEKLNKHKFDAIISDMGRPFDAQAGYTLLGKLRSSGNQTPFVIYASSKTPEHVAESQRRGAIGCTNNPHELFEMLLSAVGRPKHSAADG, encoded by the coding sequence ATGGCTAAAGTTGCGTTGCTTATTGGTGTTGGTGAATACTTAGAAGGTTCAGGTTTTAAATCATTACCAGCTCCTCCTAAAGATGTAGCAGCTATGAAACGGGTGCTAGAACATCCAGAGATGGGTGGTTTTGATGAAGTAGCCATCTTAGTCAATCCAACTCAATCTGAAATGGCAATAAAGATTGAAACTTGGCTTATGGAACGAAAATCAGATGATTTAGCTGTCCTGTTTTACTCAGGACATGGAGCCAAGAATGAACAACGGGAGCTTTACTTTTCAGCAAAAGATACTCGTAAACTAAAAGAAAAGTTGATTCAAGCTACAGCTGTTTCTGCTGAATCACTTAATAAGTGGATTCAATATAGTTATGTAACTCGCTTTGTTCTTTTTCTCGATTGCTGTTTTAGTGGTGCTTTTGGAAATCTGCTACTTAGAGACGATAGTTCCGTTGGTACTGAACTTGAGAATCAGCTTGGTGCTGAAGGAAGAGTTGTATTAGCTTCTTCAAGCTCCCTTCAATATTCTTTTGAAGAACAGGGTATAGACCTCTCAATTTACACTCGTTATATAGTTGAAGGAATAGAAACTGGAGCGGCGGACTCGGATAACGACGGCAAAATCTCAATAAAAGAGTTACATGAGTATGCTAGCGAGAGAGTTTATGCAGCTAATAAAAATATGACTCCACGCATAATCACTCTTAAAGATCAAGGATTTGATATTGTTTTAGCAAAATCGCCTAAAAATGATCCTAAATTGCAGTATCGCAAAGAAGTTGAGGATTGGGCAAAACAAGAAGCTGAACGATGGATAGAGCAAAGGAATATTAAATTTTCGGTTCCTACTCGTAGACTACTTAACCTTAGACAACTTCAATTAAAAATCTCTGCACCGGAGGCAGAAAAAGTAGAAGCTGAAGTCTTACAACCTTTTCAAGATTATGAGCGGCAATTGCAAGAATATGAGGATACTCTCGTTGAGACACTAAGTGCAGAAGGCTACCCATTTAATCGGACTATTGAAGAAGCTCTGAAAGCTTATCAGGCATCATTGGCTCTCAAACCTGAGAATGTCGAGGCTATAAAAAGACGGTTACTGCCTGTAGACAAGATCGAGCCAGAGATGAAACTTATGGAGTCGCAAAAGTTACACCAAAATCAAACCAATGCAGCAGCAGAAAGTTCTACCGTTCTTTGGGTTGACGATCGCCCAAAGAATAACATTCATGAACGGTTAGCACTCGAAGCATTGGGAATCAATTTTGTGCTGGCAGTCTCTACAGAAGAAGCACTAGAGAAGCTTAATAAACACAAATTTGATGCAATTATCTCAGATATGGGACGGCCATTTGATGCACAAGCTGGTTATACGCTTCTTGGCAAGTTACGTTCTAGTGGAAATCAAACACCGTTTGTCATTTATGCTAGTTCAAAGACTCCAGAACATGTAGCAGAATCGCAGCGTAGAGGGGCTATCGGATGTACTAATAATCCACATGAATTGTTTGAAATGCTTTTATCCGCAGTTGGTCGCCCTAAACATTCTGCTGCGGATGGTTGA
- a CDS encoding BamA/TamA family outer membrane protein, which translates to MRIQIAVVAIAIILIGGQNLEAIANSQSSTEDNAEPTLQIEAGYAKYGNYISSTPIDSQSIEFSQRIVKEIQIRFTNDKDQLLDDKGQPIKGRTQKEFIIGLLKLKPGQVFRQDLLEADLQRLRRLESFNEVNVYRQEDAKSVNLIYEIKERNFPSLILGGGSNEDVGLFGRVGYKDENISGLNDKLDTTLQISGKDVQFNGQFTSRYRPEEPNRLGYSIRGFRSRNISGTFNEDIRLSNGERVREGRFGGSVGVLRAFDEWETAISFNYTRISLRDQAYDVVQVDRLGSPLSVSGTGIDDLFTLSFAVSRDQRDRRDNPTQGSILTLSTEQAIPIGLGNISSNRLQGDYIQYLPVGWIGNGKPTDNPEMLAINLQIGTTIGDFPPADAFNIGGLDSVRGYGYGKVASGRSYGLASVEYRFPIFQSIGGVLFTDFASDFGSGKTVLGEPGVLRDKPGSGFGYGLGLRVNSSFGLIRGDLGISNQGEVRFEVTTGQRF; encoded by the coding sequence ATGCGTATTCAAATAGCTGTAGTTGCGATCGCAATAATTTTAATAGGTGGGCAAAATCTAGAAGCCATTGCCAACTCGCAATCTTCTACTGAAGATAACGCAGAACCTACGTTACAGATAGAGGCAGGGTATGCCAAATATGGTAATTATATAAGCTCAACTCCAATAGATAGTCAGTCTATCGAGTTTTCCCAGCGAATTGTCAAAGAAATCCAAATTCGTTTTACTAACGACAAAGATCAATTGCTCGATGACAAAGGTCAGCCGATCAAAGGACGGACTCAAAAAGAGTTTATCATTGGTCTGCTGAAACTCAAACCGGGTCAGGTATTCCGTCAAGATTTACTAGAAGCAGACTTGCAACGCTTGCGGAGATTAGAGTCATTTAATGAAGTCAATGTTTATCGCCAAGAAGATGCCAAGAGCGTTAATCTCATCTATGAAATTAAAGAGCGTAACTTTCCTTCTCTAATCTTAGGAGGCGGTAGTAACGAAGATGTTGGATTATTCGGTCGAGTGGGTTATAAAGATGAAAATATCAGCGGTCTTAACGATAAATTAGATACAACTCTACAAATCAGTGGTAAAGATGTCCAATTTAATGGTCAATTTACTAGTCGTTATCGTCCTGAAGAACCAAACCGCTTAGGCTATAGCATCAGAGGTTTTCGGAGTCGAAATATATCGGGAACCTTCAACGAAGATATCAGATTATCTAACGGTGAGAGAGTTCGTGAGGGAAGATTTGGCGGTTCCGTGGGAGTTTTACGAGCTTTTGATGAGTGGGAAACAGCTATAAGCTTTAATTATACCAGAATTAGCCTACGCGATCAAGCTTATGACGTTGTACAAGTTGATAGATTAGGGAGTCCCTTATCTGTGAGCGGTACTGGCATTGATGACTTATTTACATTATCCTTTGCTGTATCCAGAGATCAACGCGATCGCCGAGACAATCCGACTCAAGGATCAATCCTCACCCTTAGCACAGAGCAAGCGATTCCGATTGGACTGGGTAATATTTCCAGCAATCGCCTACAAGGAGATTATATTCAGTATTTACCAGTCGGTTGGATAGGTAATGGTAAACCAACTGATAATCCCGAAATGTTAGCGATTAATTTACAAATTGGCACGACTATTGGGGACTTTCCGCCAGCCGACGCTTTTAATATTGGTGGATTAGATTCTGTCAGAGGTTACGGTTATGGAAAAGTTGCTAGTGGTCGGAGTTATGGTTTAGCTTCTGTGGAATATCGGTTTCCAATTTTTCAGTCAATAGGAGGAGTTCTTTTCACTGACTTCGCCTCAGATTTTGGGTCTGGCAAAACCGTGTTAGGAGAACCAGGAGTGCTGCGAGATAAACCTGGAAGTGGCTTTGGTTACGGCTTAGGATTGCGAGTAAACTCATCCTTTGGGCTGATTCGAGGTGACTTAGGAATTAGTAACCAAGGAGAAGTTAGATTTGAAGTTACCACAGGTCAGCGATTTTAA
- a CDS encoding DUF3598 family protein — translation MKSQWECFLQNLGVWEGSFTNFSPQGTLLNDTPSRLSLEYLNNSQKVRLSLSRSGQDLIREFSSVGGGLLFFENGSFSEGLIQLGPFSEFGGELAFVHENRRLRLVQLFDKTGQLKELILIREHLAGTPAAERPTLQINDLLGEWQGQAVTIYPDWRSPETYSTALKLQLDDAGQLIQSLSFAEHTITSIATIKGSIILFDQNPQKSVQVLMLPDGASATSPLKVQLRQSFFLEVGWLIQPNLRQRMIRSYNEKGEWVSLTLVTEQRV, via the coding sequence ATGAAATCGCAATGGGAATGTTTTTTGCAGAATCTCGGTGTTTGGGAAGGTTCATTTACGAATTTTTCCCCTCAAGGGACGCTTTTAAACGATACTCCTAGCCGTCTTTCCCTAGAATATTTAAACAATAGCCAGAAAGTGCGTCTAAGTCTCAGCCGTTCGGGACAAGATTTGATCAGAGAATTTAGTTCTGTGGGAGGGGGTCTGCTATTTTTTGAAAATGGTTCGTTTTCTGAAGGTTTAATTCAGCTAGGGCCATTTTCCGAATTTGGTGGAGAACTTGCCTTTGTTCATGAAAATCGCCGCTTGCGTCTGGTGCAACTCTTTGATAAGACCGGTCAGCTAAAGGAACTAATCTTAATTCGAGAACATCTAGCGGGAACCCCAGCAGCAGAACGCCCAACTTTGCAGATTAATGACTTGTTGGGAGAATGGCAAGGTCAAGCAGTGACAATATATCCAGATTGGCGATCGCCTGAGACTTACTCTACAGCCTTAAAATTACAACTTGATGATGCTGGGCAATTAATTCAAAGTCTTTCTTTTGCAGAACACACAATTACCTCAATTGCTACCATCAAAGGCTCTATTATTCTTTTTGATCAAAATCCCCAAAAGTCGGTGCAAGTATTAATGTTACCAGATGGTGCTTCTGCAACTTCTCCTCTTAAAGTGCAGTTACGTCAATCATTTTTTCTGGAAGTGGGTTGGTTAATCCAGCCAAACCTGCGCCAACGGATGATTCGCAGCTACAACGAGAAAGGCGAATGGGTTAGTTTGACGTTAGTTACCGAACAAAGGGTGTAA
- a CDS encoding cell division protein FtsX yields the protein MFKSLTKLDYLLKETFLGLLRGGWMNWAAISTVTVLLFLFGLSLQTSWQVEKLLYQFGSQLEVSVYLEPDTRIESIELLIAKMPEVAGIRSITKEEAWTKLVKEMRISDIEGATQQLGENPLVDEMKVKARNSQVVPNLATQLAKLPGVETVQYIDEAVKRIAQLHQGLNWITLTITIILTLTAIAVTTTTIRLIVMARRQEIEIMQLVGATSIWIYLPFILQGIAFGLVGGAIAWSFISVIQQFLGKLLVNQPEFIQAITNKVQFTPAEILLLPLILLSFGAGVGLMGSLFAVRRFAKG from the coding sequence GTGTTTAAATCTCTGACAAAACTTGACTATCTACTCAAAGAAACTTTCCTCGGTTTACTGCGGGGAGGTTGGATGAATTGGGCAGCTATAAGTACTGTGACGGTATTACTATTTTTATTTGGCTTGAGTCTGCAAACCTCTTGGCAAGTCGAAAAACTACTATATCAGTTTGGTAGCCAGCTAGAAGTATCAGTTTATCTCGAACCAGATACGCGAATCGAAAGTATTGAGCTACTAATCGCCAAAATGCCAGAGGTGGCGGGGATACGAAGCATTACGAAAGAAGAAGCCTGGACTAAGTTAGTTAAGGAAATGAGAATTTCTGATATTGAGGGCGCTACTCAGCAGCTAGGTGAGAATCCTCTGGTTGATGAAATGAAAGTTAAAGCACGTAATTCTCAAGTTGTGCCCAATTTAGCAACCCAGTTGGCTAAGTTACCAGGAGTTGAAACGGTGCAGTATATCGATGAAGCAGTCAAACGTATTGCCCAGTTGCACCAAGGTTTGAACTGGATTACTTTAACAATTACAATTATTCTGACTTTAACAGCGATCGCAGTCACTACTACTACAATTCGGCTGATTGTCATGGCGCGTCGCCAGGAAATTGAAATTATGCAACTTGTGGGAGCAACTTCTATTTGGATTTACCTCCCGTTTATTTTACAAGGAATTGCTTTTGGTTTAGTTGGTGGTGCGATCGCTTGGAGTTTTATTTCTGTAATTCAACAGTTTCTCGGTAAGTTGCTAGTCAATCAACCTGAGTTTATCCAAGCCATCACCAACAAGGTGCAATTCACTCCAGCAGAAATTTTATTATTGCCTTTGATTCTTTTGAGTTTCGGTGCAGGTGTAGGATTAATGGGAAGCTTGTTTGCTGTCCGACGTTTTGCTAAAGGTTAG